In Candidatus Omnitrophota bacterium, the genomic stretch GGGATTCGATATTTCCAGCGTCAAGGACATCGTACAGACCATGTTCGACGCCATGTGCGAGGGATTATCGAGAGACGGGAATATCGAGATTCGAAATTTCGGGATTTTTAAAGTGAAAGAGACCGCTGCGCGGCAGGCTCGCAATCCAAAAACCAGCGAGATCATCACCGTTCCCGCTAAAAAACACATCAGCTTCAAGCCTGGGCAACTTATGAAGAAAAAGATCAATATC encodes the following:
- a CDS encoding HU family DNA-binding protein, giving the protein MTSTKKDIVKEVAARTGFDISSVKDIVQTMFDAMCEGLSRDGNIEIRNFGIFKVKETAARQARNPKTSEIITVPAKKHISFKPGQLMKKKININENADA